The Armatimonadota bacterium genomic interval GTTTCGCCAGTTCCTTGCGTACGATTTCCCAGTCGCCGGTCTTGGCGGCGCCGAGGTTCATAACGATATCCACCTCTTCCGCGCCGGCTTCCACCGCGTTGGCGATCTCCAGGGCCTTCGCCGAGTTGACGGAGCAGCCGGTGGGGAACCCAATGACCGTGCAGACCGGAACGCCGGACCCGGCAAGCACCTTTGCCGCCGTCTTGATCCAGATGGGGTAGATGCACACGGAAGCGGGCTTCAGCTCACGGGCTTCCTCGCACAGCCTGACGATGGCATCTCGCGTTGCGTCCGGTTTCAGAAGCGTCATATCAAGCGTCTTGGCGAATTCTTCTTTGGTCATATCAAACGATCCGATCACAGGTGTGAGGCGCGCGTGTCCTCGAGAGTCGTCAGGCCAGGGAAATGATCTGTCGCAGCGGCATGAGCTGCCAGTCGGCGGCAAGCTGCGTTAGCGGCTGGGAACAGACGGCGCGGGCTTTGGCCGATTGGTAGAGGGTGTAGTATTCCGGCCAGACGTCCCAATTGTTCGGCTTTTCCTCACCGGGCTGCAGCGTATCGCGGTAGTCCCTCCACGCCAGCGTTTCCTCGCCGTCGGTGATGATGAACGAAATGGACGAATACTTGTGGTTCTCGTGAACGTACCGCGTGGCCGCCTCGCAGGCCTCGCGCAATGTCCGTACCTCTCCCGATTCGATCCTGCCCACGATGTTCAGGAAGAACCGCTCGCTGTCCGTTTCGCCGGTGGGCGCAAGGCCGTAGATGGGGATCCGCTCGCTTTCCTTGATGCCCCCGTTGTGGCAGAAGACGAAGCGGCCGTGCGTAAACGGGTGCGCGTTGGCCGGCGTGAGATCGCCGACGCTCGCCTTACGCAGATGACCGATGACGATATCGGCGCCGGACGTTTCCACGAGTGCGGCGGCCGAGGAGAAAGCGGGGTCCGTGGCCCCGTCCTTTTCGCTCTTGGTGAACAGGGTCAACGTAGCGGACCGGAGGGCGGCGAAACCCCAGCCGTCCCCGTGACCGCAGGTGTTGCCCGGCAGTACGTTGCCGTTCGCGGCGAGCGCGCGAAATTCGTCCAGAACGCCTTTGTCCGGCGTTCCGCCAACCTGAACCATCATCCGGCACATATCGATCTCCCAGGAATCAGGATTCGGGAGTCAGGATTCAGTCTTGGTCCCGGCCGTTCGCCGGTTCATGCGACTGACCGGCGCATTGCCCGTCCTGCCGAGCCTGCACTGAATCCCGAATCCTGACCCTTGAATCCTACGTATATATCCAGACCTCGCGGTTTCGCGGGCCGTCAAACTCACAGAGGTAGATGCCCTGCCACGTGCCCAGCATCAACGTGCCGCCTTCCACGATGACCTGTACACTGGGTCCGGTGAGCACCGTCTTGATATGGCTGTCCGAGTTGCCTTCTGCGTGGCGGAACCCCGCCTCGCGCGGGATCAGGCGTCCGAGATAAGCCAGGACATCGCGCTGGACGTCCGGATCGGCGTTTTCGTTGATCGTGACCGCGGCGGTCGTGTGCGGACAGAAGACCGTGACCACGCCATCGGCGCCTCCGCCGTCCTGAACCGCCTGTTGGACCTGCCGGGTGATATCGACCATTTGCTCGCGCGCGGCGGTCCGAACGCTTATCTTGCGCATACCCATACCAGCCATCATAAACCCAACCACGGTTCGCGGGTCAAAGTGCCGCGAACGAACCACAGAGGGCACGGAGGAAACTGAGGGTCACGGAGGCACGATGCAGATACCCTACCTGCACCTCCGCGGATTCCGTGTACTCCGTGGTCGTCACATATGCTCCTATAATGTTGGCGGAGGACAGGCAGTGAAGTTTTCGAAAATGCATGGGTTGGGCAACGATTTTATACTGGTGGACGATCTGGCGAGGGCGATCCCGGACGACAGCCTGCCGGAACTGGCCGCTCGCTTGAACGACCGCCACTTCGGCATCGGCGGCGACGGGCTTATCCTGGTTCGACCATCCGAGGTCGCGGATTTCAATATGCGTGTCATCAATTCGGACGGGTCTGAGGCCGAGATGTGCGGCAACGGTATCCGCTGTTTCGCCATTTTCCTTCACGAGCACGGATTGACGGAAAAGAATCCCGTCCGCGTCGAGACCGGCGCCGGCGTCCTGACCCTGGACGTCCACGGCTCGAACGTTACGGTTGATATGGGCGAACCGCGCCTTGACCGCGCCGCCATCCCAATGGCGGGTGAGGGGACCAATTTCAACGTCCCGTTGACCGTCGAGGGCCGCGAGTTCTTCGTCAACGGCGCCAATATGGGCAACCCGCACGCTGTGATCTTCCTGGACACCCTGGACGGCTTCGCCTGGGAGCGTTATGGCCCCCGGATTTCAACCCACTCCCTCTTCCCGGCGGGCACAAACGTCCACTTCGTTGAGCAGACGGGCCCGAACGAGGTCAGGGTCAAGGTCTGGGAGCGCGGCGCCGGCCCCACCCTGGCTTGCGGAACCGGCGCCTGCGCGATCACGGTTGTTGCCGCCAGCCTCGGCAAGACCGGACGGAAGGTGAGGGTCAATCTCCCCGGCGGCCCGCTTCAGATCGACTGGCGGGCGGACAACCATGTCTTCATGACCGGCCCCGCCGTTGAAGTCTTCATCGGCGAAATCGAAGTGTAGCCGCGCACGTGGGGCGCCCGACGGCTGGGGCGTGTGCCTGCTATACTTACGGAAAGTTTGGTGACATCGAATCAGAGGAGGGGCGCAGAATGGCGCTAAAAACGCAGGGGGTACTCGATCTTGTCAACCGAGCACTCAATCGAATACCGATGCCCTATGGAGAAGACATAGTTGACGATGTCGCCTTGGACATCAAGAAGCACGAGTTAAGTCAGTACAATGCCCTTTGCGGGCCACTCACATCGAGCGTCGTGAACTGTTGGATCGGTCGCTGGACAAGCATCATCCTGAAACGGACTTCGGCAGGGCAGTTCTCAGCGACGAAAGGCAGCATCATATCGAGTTACAGCAAGTTGCCCTAGCGGCAGAATTGAGAGACGCAGTGATACCCGGCGTCGCGACTACGACCTAGACCTCGACAAGGAGATGTTCGTGTTACACACCTATCCAACCGCGACCAACCTTGCGCACTCCGTCGCGGGCAAGAGGTTTATGATGCGGCCCGTGTGCATGGCGTTGTCCGCATCCATTGCGATACTGCTGCTTTCGTCGTGTTCCAGCCCGTCCTTCAATGAAGCCCAAGCGCTAGGTGAGGCACAGAAGATCGTAAAGGAGCAGTTGAAGAGCCCTTCCACCGCGCAATTCTCTGAAACTCGAATCCTAGATCGGACCAAGAAGGCGGACGGAAAGCCAACTTATCTTGTTTTGACGACAGTCGATGCCCAAAATAGCTTCGGTGCAATGCTCCGTTCCCACTTTCTCGTAGTTATACGGTTCGAGAACGAGAAGCACGACCGATACCTTTCGTATAAGGGTCGGTCGACGCTGGAAATCAGGGGAGACACGCCAACCGAGGAGGAGATAGCGGTAGCTAAGGGCATGAACGACTGGTCTGATGAGGCCGCGAAAGATGTTGGAGGCACAACCGTCCCAGCGGTCAAACCTTCGCCACCCTTAACCGAGCGGCCCCCCGAACGTGCAAAGTGGGCGGATTTGGAGTCAGTTGTCCAGGCTGATCTTTCAAAGCGATTCGGCGGGCACAAACGCGTGTGGTTCTTGCCGGACGAATCAGGTGCGGGCGGCCGGATTATGACCTTCTGTGTCGAGGTACCCGATGGTAGTACTCGCAAGGTAACGGAGGAGTTTCGCGCCGATCCGGGCCAAGACAATCTATCTGAGGCGGAGAAGAAGCGCCACTGTTTCTACTCCGTGGAAGTTGGTCCGCCAGCGAGCAGCCTTCCCGCCAATCCATAAACCGGGTTATTCCGGTTGGACCCATCTGTTGCTGGGGTATTCAGCGCCCAAACGGAGGACCGTTTTGGTTAGTGCGGCCCGCTTCAGATCGACTGGCGGGCGGACAACCATGTCTTCATGACGGGCCCCGCGGTCACTGTTTTTGATGGCGAGATCGAGGCCTAACGGCACCAGGCGTGCTTGCGGAGTGGGCATTTGGATACTAGCAAGTTGACATAACGCGGTGAACCGCGACAAGCTGACGTATCACCAGCTACCTCTTCTGCAATGAGCTTCTACGTGAGGTCCGACGATGACTGAAACGTTCTTCTGCGTAAACCGGGCATGTCGCAAACAGATTGACTCAACCGCCACCCACTGCCCTTCCTGTGGGGCAGACCAATCCCCTCCCTGGGTGAATCCGGCTTCGATCCGAACGCGTACGTATACTTGCCCGTCCTGTGGCGGTGTGTTTCCTGCACACGCGGAGTCATGTCCGCGCCGTGAATTCGGTCAATCACGGGAAGACCCCTCCAGGCCGTTGGGTTCCCGGGCAGCTTCGCCAGGTCGGGGTTTGGGGCCTGTCCACTCGGGAGCTGCACTTACTCCGCTACCTGACCCGGCATCACTCACCCCTGCGTGCCAAAGGAAACTGATCACCACGATGTGGTCCATTTGGCCGTTCATCTGGATCATGTTGCTCACCAGCCCTGGCGACAAGATGATTATGTCGTTTGGGTTCGCTCTTGATGGCGTCGCGATCATCATAGCGATCATCCTCGTGGCTTCAAAGAGCAGGATTGACAATGCCCACGGGTGGGCTAAGATTGCGCTAGAGATCGTAGTCTTCCTCTTCGTGGCCAACACCTAGCGCTGTTGACGACTAGTGTAATGCCGCCAATGGACCCTACGACATTCAATACCGGACTTCCGCTTCAGATCGACTGGCGGGCGGACAACCACGTCTTCATGACCGGCCCCGCCGTCACCGTTTTTGACGGCGAGATCGATGGCTAGTACAGGTTCGTCAGGCAACCTTATACAGGGTCTTCCGAGGTCAAGCGTAACCCCGATTTGAGCGTGAAATTGGGCTGAAATGGCTCAAATTCGATGCCCACTTCTTGACACCTCCCGGCCCTTGAAAAGCATGTTTTCCGTCGCGGGACCCGCTACAATACTTTTCATCAGAGTTCAAGGCAAGGTTTTGATCGTGCCGCATGGGGAGGTTGTGGAACCCCTTTACCCGCGAACCGCATGAACGGGATGCAACTCTGACCGAGGCGTCGGGCTGATGGGATAGCCCACTCCGCAAATCGATGAAGGCCGGGGGTATCGCCTGGAAAGGGCCCGGCCGGCGCAGCCGAAAGGCCGCGACGGTCGCAAGTCCGGAACAGGGAAGATAGCCCGGCTGGAGAAGAGCGGAGAGCCTCCTGCCCCCGCTACCCGAAAGGGTTGGCGGAAGGGTGCGGTCCTTTCTTGAGACCGGGCACTGCCTGGTTGAAGGAACGGGGCGATCCGCCGAAATGAAGGCGAAAGCCATCAGGACAGCGGGTCCGGCGGTACGGGCAAAGCGCTTCAGCGCTTTGGAGGGCGGAGCGTCCTTAACCGGGAAGAGCGAAAGTTATCACCCGGGCAGTTCGCTCCTGGTCGTAAAGCAGAAATGCGGTGCGACTGGTGGGATGTTGGACCATCATCTCTGGCTAACGCCGGGAATGTGGCTTGGCAGACCTGCCCCGCGGCGAAAGCCAGTCGTACAATCGAGGCCTCGACCGTTGGATGCGAAAGCATCGCGATAGGGGACCGCCGGCGGAACGCCACCGCGAAAGCGGAGGCGTCTCCGATCCGAAGGAGGCGAGGGCGATTCCGGGGGATGTGCCGCGACCGGCAACGGTCCGGCAACAGCATCACCCCAGCGATGGGCGATACCGGGCTCCAACCCGGGCAACGGGGTTGGAATCAAGGGCGCCCATGCCGATTCCGGTTTGCGCCGGAATTAAGGCCCGAAGACCCGCAAGGGTCGTGAACGGAATCTGGAACCGGGCCGGAAGCGCTCCCTCGGGAGTGTGAAAGGAACCGGAACCGAACTCGGCGAACCGGGGGAGTTCATCTTTCGAGGTGGATGACCCGGGGAATCGGGAACGGACCGAAAGGACGGACCCGTTCTCCGCCCGTCTCAACCGGAGAGCACGATCAAATGCGGCCACCGCAAAGCGGCCGCGGCACGGGGCCGGTCCGAAAGGGCCGGCCCCCTGTTCGTTTTGGCGGCGCGCCCGTGCAACCCTTCACCGGGATACTGTGGGCACTGAGGCATCGGGAAGATGCATACAGCATTTGCCCGGTGGCCAACCTCCTTCCAGACCGAGTGGTCGCGCTTGTCTCCTCCCGGCCGCCTTGCATACAATGGCCCGTTGTCGATGCCGGTCCCTGTCGGATGCGGCACTTTCCTGAGGAGACCTTTCTGACGATGAGAATGAACCGAACAGTGAGGGCGCTGGCTGCTGTAGCGCTCATCACATCCGCCGCCAGGGCAGACACGGTGTATCTTCGCCGCTATCAACGGGTGGAACCGTACAGGGTCACGCCGGTGCAATGGGGTGACAAGTCCTACACCTATATGGATGCGGCCGATACCACACTGGATTCGCGCCACCCGGACGACAGCTTCGGCGCATCGAAGGCCCTCACGCTCGAACCCCGACAGCGGAACGTTGTGCTCATTCAGTTCGGCCAACTGAACCGGGCAATAGACCGGCGCTCCCGCATCACCGACGTGAAACTGGTCCTTCACCCCGTGCCGGGTCGCTTCACGAAAGACGTCGACATCACCCTCCGGCGCATATCCACCGAGTGGCGTGACGGCGGCGCCGACGGCCACCCGATGTACTGGACTTCGACATGGAACCAGGCGCTCAGCAGCCCTCGCGCGAATGGGGTGGGCTGGTCAAAGCCGGGTGCGCAGGGCGGATCGGACCGACGCAACGACCCAAGCCTCACAACCGATACATCCGTGGGCTACAGCGTGGCCACCAACACCTGGACTATCACCGGTCCGGGACTGGTGGAGGACGTCGCATACTGGTTCGGCAAGGCGTACAAGAACTTCGGCTGGGCCATCGAAATGCAGAAGCCGGACGCCGCCCGCGGCCCCGTGCAGGTGTACAGCTCTGATGTGATGGAGGCGGATCTGCGCCCGGAACTGGTGGTGACCTTCGAACCGATGCTCAACGAGGGCGAGCAGAAGGGCGTTGACCTCAACGTGACGTTCATCGCGCGCACACCGCGCTACCTTCGCTATCACGATGATGGCGTTAAGAGCTACGAGCGGAAGGCATACCGCGACGACAATCCGGGGATTATGAAGTTCCCGTTGAACGGAGACACAAAGAAGTGGCCGGATAAGGGCGAAGTCCTCACTTATACGGCGACCATCAAGAACTCCGGGTTTGACAGGTATCGTGGCCCGGTGGATTGGGAGTGGCGTTACAACGGCCGGCTGTTGAAGAAGGGTGTGAAACAGGTCGAGCTGGATGCGGAGCAGACGGCGACGGAGTCCATCCAGATGCCGTGGATCGGCGACCTTTCGGACATCCGGGACGAGAAGCTGACGTTTGAGATCGATCCCAGCGACAGGATATCCGAGATCACGAAGAACAACAACCTCGAGAGCCGCTACATCAAGGCGCGTACGTGGAAGTATTGGGTGGAGCGCGATGCCTATGAGTATGGCAAGCAGTTCCTGACGGCCTACGGATCGTATTCGTACGAAGACTATCTGAAGTGGCACGAGCACATCTGGAACGAGACGTACCTGGACAAGTCCCGGTTTGACGGGCTGGCGCCGGATGGAAGCCTGCAGCGCGTCGCTCTGGACGATTTCGAGATCGTGCCGACCGGGCGCCTGAGCGGCGGCATCCACCGGTTGGACGACAAGCCGGACTTCCATTGGGACGGCGAATGGGGCACCGAGTGGTTGAAAGGCGACCAGTTGAAGGATGCCGCGGCGGTGAAGAACGCGCAGAACTTCCTCCGCGGACAGCGCATCTTCCTGGAAGGTTCACTCATCCATGAGGCCAGCCACCAGGTGTTGGGGGCGTTCGATGTCTACTGGTCCAACATCGAGCCACCTACCCTGACCGAACCGGGCAAACAGCACGCCAAGGACGGCGGGCAATACTATGTAACGCGTGGTGATATGTATGCCTACTCCGGACTGATGGGCGGCGACGACACGCGGCCAAACGACCAGTACACCGAGGGCACAGGCCTCTATGCAGGCATCGATGTGCTGGGGTTCAACTCCGACACACCGTACCGCAACGGGTTCTATGGTGAATGGCAATATGACCTGCCGCGGTCCATTTCAGTGCGGCTGCTGGCCGCGGATGGGGAACCGATCCCGTACGCAAAGGTGAAAATCTGGCAGTTTAGCGGGATGAAGATCACGGACGACAACGTCGTGGCGGAAGGGCTGACAGCCGACGCGAACGGCGTGCTGAAACTGCCCGACCAGGATTCCGGTGAAGCCTCGGACGTGACGACCGCCACGGGACACACGATGCTTAAGAAGAACCCGTTCGGGCGGATCGATGTCGTGGGCTCCAACACCCTGCTGATGCTCAAGATCGAAGGGTTCGAGCAGAAGGACTACCGATTCGTGCGGACCGTGGATCTGAACCGGGCGTACGCGGAGGGATACCACGACGCCTATATCGAGGACGTGGGAACACAGATTTCACCAACGAAGGTGGACTGGGCGACGAACCTCGCCAAAGGAAAGGCTGTCCAGTCGGTCTTGAACCCCGGCGAGGCCGCAAAACTCACGGACGGTGACCCGGAAACCACCTGGAACGGAGGGCCCGCGCCATCGGGCAGTTACATGCAGATCGACCTTGGCGCGCCCGTACCGGTGGCGGCCATCCGGCTGTTGCAGAGCGCGTCGTACGGTCAGTTCTTTCAACGGTTCAAAATCGAGGCCGCCGATGACGCTTCGTTCCGGACCGGAGTGACCGAACTGAGCCGGCAGTTCCCGCTGAGCTTCGCCAAGGCGATGAGCGATGACCGCGATATCGACCCGGCCAGCCCGGCGATACATTGGGTCACTTACGGCGCACGTCCGACGACGGCGCGTTACCTTCGGATCACGTGCCTGCAGAACACCGACGGCGTGGCGATGTCGGAGATTCAGGTGTTCGGAGCGGCGCGGTAGACCAGACTCCAAATGGCCTCCACCGGGCCGCCGCCAGAGGGCGGGTCGTCGGTGGAGGCCATTGTCGTGTGTATGAGCACGGCAAACTCAAGCATCAACCGCGAATATCTGTCCACGATTCGCCGGGTCCAAGGCAGACGTTATGCTCAACGCCTTCGATGCGGAAAGTCCTGGCCCGCGGCGCAAGGTTCGTGATGGAAAGCACACCATTGAGTTTCCTGTATTCGATGGCGAGCGAAGGAGCATCCAGGCGGACATCACCGTCGCCGACCAACCTCGGCGCGATTTCCAGGTCAACGTCCAGGGCGATCCGAACGCCCAGATAGTCGTGGATGAGGACCCATGCAAAGACGCAGGGATACTCATAGTAATGCGTCGATCCGTGGAAATCGGTGCCGTCGGCATAGTAGACGTGCCCCATGTCATAGCGCTCTGCCATATGCCAGCCGCTCTCTTTGCCCTTGCGAGCGACCGCCAGCAGCTGCCCCAGCAACACTTCCCCTTCGCCCCGGCTATGCCAGTATGCGGCGTCCCAGCACCACGTTCGGGCCATCGCGCAACTGTCGAACGGACCGTGGATACCGATCTCGCTGTCCGTGTAGTCGGCAATCCGCGCGGATACGAACGAGGGGAACCGCTGGAACTCGGCGAACTCGTCTTGGACCAGTTTGGCGACGGCTTCCGTCTGGTCCTCCGTCGCCCACCCGAGCAATGGCGGCAGAATGTTGGCGGGCAGTTGCATATGGTCGTGTGGCACGCCGCGCCGGTCGATCCAATCGACGAAACGCCGGTTTGCCGGATTCCAATGCCCTTCAGGGAGCGGCAGGGACAACCGTGCGGCGATGCGCTCCGAAAGGTCCGCGAAATGCCGCGCCTGATCGATGCGCCCGAGGGCCGTTTCCAGTTGGGCCAGTAGCCTCAGGGCGTTGGCGGTGAGGGCCGTACTTTCTGTGGAGCATCCGTCCTTGATGACGGCGTCCTCATAAAACGCGTGAGCTTCCAGCCAACCGTCCGGATCAATGAAGCGCACGATCTGCTTCGTGGCGCGTTCCATGTCTTCAATGCGCGCCTCCAGCCAGGCGCGGTCCTTCGTGAGAGCGTAGTAAAGCCACGCGTTTTCCTGGACTTCCGCGTTGCCGGACAGGCGGAACATCTGTGCTTCGTTCGAACCGTCGAGCGTAGCACGCCGCCAGAAGTACTCGCGTACGCCATCGGGCTGTACAGCGCACGGGCAGCCCCAGAATCCGTCCGGGTTTTCCCGCATCATGCGCAACTCGAGGTCGATCATCCGCCCGACGACGGCGAGATCGACTTCGTCTCCGAACGCAATCCGTCCTTTGATGCCGAACTCGTGGTCGCAGGCGGGGTAGGTGCCGGCGAAGCGTTCGGTGGAGGGTGAACTCCGGACGAACCCGTCGGGATCCGGATACGAAGCGCCCGCGGTGCGCTCTACAATGCACGGGACCATGGTATCCCAGTAGAACGCGGCGAGCGCCTCCTCGAACTCCTCGCCGTGCTCGACCCGGAAAGAGAAGCGGTTTCCCATGGCATCGGCTCTCGGCGGGCTTGAATGCTCTTCGGAAGAGCAGGCAGGCCCTTCAACCTCAACCCCGCCTTCCCGCGCGCGGACCGTGGCGCCTCCGCGAACTCTGACGAGGATACTGGGGCGGCCGCTGCCGGAGGGGGCGAGCAGCCACACCAGCCCCTCGCCCTCAATGCGGTGCTCGCCAAGGACGTCCGGCAGGACGAAGAGCCCACCTTTCTCTCGCCGAACAATGGTGGCGCAACCGTCCGCGACCTTGAGGTGGAGGCGGCTGAAAGAACGCTGATCGGTGCTGCTAACCTCCGGCTGCTGGCCCGGCACTGAAGTACCGGTCTGACGGGCCTTCGGCCAATCGTCCTCCGGACGAGGGATGCGAATGGCCGCGTCAGGGTTGTGCTGAGGTTCGTCCGGCATATCGTTCATGCGTGTGCCCTTTCGTCTTTCGCCCTCGCCGCCAAAGCCTACTCCGGCGCCATCTCAAGCGTGAACGTGGCCTCCTCGCGGTGGCCGCGCGCGTATTCCACCACGAAGTCCGTGATCGGCAGGAAGCCGTAACGCCACGCTGCGCCATCCTTGGCGCGGACCAGAAACAGCCCGTTGTTGCCCACCACATCGATGTGCCCGAATGGATTCGGCTTCAGCGTCATCCCGGTGGCTGTCGTGAACTCATTCTTGACCGGGCGGTTAGCCAATACCAGACGCCCCTGGGCGTCCGTGGTGCCCGTCTGGATCGGATCATCCGCGATGCCGCCGTCATGCTTCTGGTACACGATGACCTCAGCGTTGGCCAGCGGTTTGCCTGCAACCGTCAGCGAGAGGGTGTTCCGCGTCGGAACCGCATAAAGGTATTCACCGAAGTAGCCTCGCCTCTTCCCATAGGTGAGCTTCATGCCGGCGACGTCGATATTGGCATAGGCCGGCGCGGTGTTGGGGCGAATGTCGCCGCCGCCCATCATGCCGCCGTTGGGCTGGCTGAACGGCTTCCCGTTCACCTTGTTGGCCTGCGCCGCAAGGTCCAGGTTGTAGTCATCGATGATTCCGATCTGGTGAGTCAGTTCGTGGTCGAGGGCCCACATGTAGGTGTTCGCGAGGTTCCGGTACTCGGTGGCGCTGCCGGTCGGGTACTTCCAGGAGCCGTCGTATGTACCGAACGCCGGGCCTTGCTCCACGTCGTCGGTGATCTTGTCCACGACGACGATCCGGTCGATCCGAACCGAGGTCGGAGCGCCGTTCGGCGCGAAGTCGTACCGGCTGTGCTTCATAATGCGGTTCATGTTGTCCACGGTCGCGCCGCGGAGCCAGTCCTCGTAGGAGAACGAACCGTAGTAGTTGTTCACGCCATCGACGAGTTCAGTCATCCCCTTCTCGCAAAACGCGTCCAGGGTATAGGCGTCGGTGTTGAAGGTGAGCACGTTGTTCTTCCGGGTGATCTCGTCAAGGGTGTTCCCGGTATCGACGCGCGCCTCGAACGGATAGGCTCCCTGCTTCCAGTTCCAGGGCACGTTAACCGTTGTTTCCTGGCGTGGCTTCAGCGCCGGCACGCGTGCTTTCTTGACGAGCTTTCCATCGATTCTGCACTCGAACTGCGTCGCTTTGGACGCGTTGCGTCCAACGTTGCGGATGTGGACGCCGTAGGATACCTTCTCGCCCGCGGAAGGCCAGTGTTTGGCCTCGGCTTCGCCCGGCACCATTTCGGGATAGCCGTTCTCGTACTTGGGGAAATATCGTCTGTAACGCGGTGTTTGCTCCGCGTAGGTCACGGTGAGGTCGGGACGATCGAGGCTCGACAGGAACCACTTCAACGGTTTGGCGGCCTCGAACCGGGCGTTGTCCAGCCAGAGCTTGTAGCTGTAACCGCCGGTGTCCGCATGGACCTCGAAGCTGGCCAGGTGGCGCCAGTCGAATCCAGTGTCAGCCTGCAGCCTCCAGCCTGCGATGGAGGATCTTGCCGTGGCATCGGCTCCTATGGGCAGCCGCACC includes:
- the deoC gene encoding deoxyribose-phosphate aldolase; this encodes MTKEEFAKTLDMTLLKPDATRDAIVRLCEEARELKPASVCIYPIWIKTAAKVLAGSGVPVCTVIGFPTGCSVNSAKALEIANAVEAGAEEVDIVMNLGAAKTGDWEIVRKELAKLIEAARVEGLRHNKPRIITKVIIECSALTDDEKVQASSIVRDVAADFVKTSTGFGSGGATVDDVSLLRKTVGPDMGVKAAGGIRTIEQAKAMLEAGATRLGTSAAKELIAAF
- a CDS encoding class II glutamine amidotransferase, giving the protein MMVQVGGTPDKGVLDEFRALAANGNVLPGNTCGHGDGWGFAALRSATLTLFTKSEKDGATDPAFSSAAALVETSGADIVIGHLRKASVGDLTPANAHPFTHGRFVFCHNGGIKESERIPIYGLAPTGETDSERFFLNIVGRIESGEVRTLREACEAATRYVHENHKYSSISFIITDGEETLAWRDYRDTLQPGEEKPNNWDVWPEYYTLYQSAKARAVCSQPLTQLAADWQLMPLRQIISLA
- a CDS encoding secondary thiamine-phosphate synthase enzyme YjbQ, producing MRKISVRTAAREQMVDITRQVQQAVQDGGGADGVVTVFCPHTTAAVTINENADPDVQRDVLAYLGRLIPREAGFRHAEGNSDSHIKTVLTGPSVQVIVEGGTLMLGTWQGIYLCEFDGPRNREVWIYT
- the dapF gene encoding diaminopimelate epimerase, with protein sequence MKFSKMHGLGNDFILVDDLARAIPDDSLPELAARLNDRHFGIGGDGLILVRPSEVADFNMRVINSDGSEAEMCGNGIRCFAIFLHEHGLTEKNPVRVETGAGVLTLDVHGSNVTVDMGEPRLDRAAIPMAGEGTNFNVPLTVEGREFFVNGANMGNPHAVIFLDTLDGFAWERYGPRISTHSLFPAGTNVHFVEQTGPNEVRVKVWERGAGPTLACGTGACAITVVAASLGKTGRKVRVNLPGGPLQIDWRADNHVFMTGPAVEVFIGEIEV
- a CDS encoding discoidin domain-containing protein; its protein translation is MRMNRTVRALAAVALITSAARADTVYLRRYQRVEPYRVTPVQWGDKSYTYMDAADTTLDSRHPDDSFGASKALTLEPRQRNVVLIQFGQLNRAIDRRSRITDVKLVLHPVPGRFTKDVDITLRRISTEWRDGGADGHPMYWTSTWNQALSSPRANGVGWSKPGAQGGSDRRNDPSLTTDTSVGYSVATNTWTITGPGLVEDVAYWFGKAYKNFGWAIEMQKPDAARGPVQVYSSDVMEADLRPELVVTFEPMLNEGEQKGVDLNVTFIARTPRYLRYHDDGVKSYERKAYRDDNPGIMKFPLNGDTKKWPDKGEVLTYTATIKNSGFDRYRGPVDWEWRYNGRLLKKGVKQVELDAEQTATESIQMPWIGDLSDIRDEKLTFEIDPSDRISEITKNNNLESRYIKARTWKYWVERDAYEYGKQFLTAYGSYSYEDYLKWHEHIWNETYLDKSRFDGLAPDGSLQRVALDDFEIVPTGRLSGGIHRLDDKPDFHWDGEWGTEWLKGDQLKDAAAVKNAQNFLRGQRIFLEGSLIHEASHQVLGAFDVYWSNIEPPTLTEPGKQHAKDGGQYYVTRGDMYAYSGLMGGDDTRPNDQYTEGTGLYAGIDVLGFNSDTPYRNGFYGEWQYDLPRSISVRLLAADGEPIPYAKVKIWQFSGMKITDDNVVAEGLTADANGVLKLPDQDSGEASDVTTATGHTMLKKNPFGRIDVVGSNTLLMLKIEGFEQKDYRFVRTVDLNRAYAEGYHDAYIEDVGTQISPTKVDWATNLAKGKAVQSVLNPGEAAKLTDGDPETTWNGGPAPSGSYMQIDLGAPVPVAAIRLLQSASYGQFFQRFKIEAADDASFRTGVTELSRQFPLSFAKAMSDDRDIDPASPAIHWVTYGARPTTARYLRITCLQNTDGVAMSEIQVFGAAR
- a CDS encoding CARDB domain-containing protein, giving the protein MSRTGRSLTLAFAVLALLDRAGYCARPNGGRGAGAFIAGEFTEPRLTSRWGYGTTDQEHFNTITGDKAVKTTGDSSILFDTGSGFDAWVYFPDTKDLDLDVSKATEFRVSLKSENANGWGGSDPWFIFHDMQGRAAQYGGTDPKTGRQFSPGGILSGALKDWVEVRLPIGADATARSSIAGWRLQADTGFDWRHLASFEVHADTGGYSYKLWLDNARFEAAKPLKWFLSSLDRPDLTVTYAEQTPRYRRYFPKYENGYPEMVPGEAEAKHWPSAGEKVSYGVHIRNVGRNASKATQFECRIDGKLVKKARVPALKPRQETTVNVPWNWKQGAYPFEARVDTGNTLDEITRKNNVLTFNTDAYTLDAFCEKGMTELVDGVNNYYGSFSYEDWLRGATVDNMNRIMKHSRYDFAPNGAPTSVRIDRIVVVDKITDDVEQGPAFGTYDGSWKYPTGSATEYRNLANTYMWALDHELTHQIGIIDDYNLDLAAQANKVNGKPFSQPNGGMMGGGDIRPNTAPAYANIDVAGMKLTYGKRRGYFGEYLYAVPTRNTLSLTVAGKPLANAEVIVYQKHDGGIADDPIQTGTTDAQGRLVLANRPVKNEFTTATGMTLKPNPFGHIDVVGNNGLFLVRAKDGAAWRYGFLPITDFVVEYARGHREEATFTLEMAPE